A window of Corallococcus macrosporus DSM 14697 contains these coding sequences:
- a CDS encoding M20/M25/M40 family metallo-hydrolase — translation MKTWMPVSLLLLLNAPLALAEPAKAKPDDKTVWIAIGTDAIAPMQETFAAEGWSVPTALSQQEHAGVFQVRESQLSRLALMMHEKFDRCAGFITYETREEALASLTPATPKATQKAVSYTLTNAATVNTLMGALSAANIRTTIAELSAFSTRSQNSDGGVNAAALILGKWRGYATSAGRTDVTVAYRTHTGWRQPSVILTIPGTTLPNEVVVVGGHLDSISSTSAAPGADDDASGIATFTEVIRVAMAHDFRPQRTVKFMAYAAEETGLRGSREIALEHKNNTNISVVGVMQLDMTNYKHTNATSDVGIVTDYTNASQNQFLRDLITTYVGVRYTNTSCGYGCSDHASWHNQGFAASIPFEGTVSQKNPNIHTPRDTLANSDSTAAHALKFSKIAAAYVAELAKGTAQ, via the coding sequence ATGAAGACCTGGATGCCGGTCTCGCTGTTGCTGCTGCTGAACGCCCCCCTGGCCCTTGCCGAGCCCGCCAAGGCAAAACCAGACGACAAGACTGTCTGGATTGCGATTGGCACGGACGCCATCGCACCCATGCAGGAGACCTTCGCCGCCGAAGGCTGGAGCGTGCCCACCGCCCTCTCTCAGCAGGAGCACGCGGGCGTGTTCCAAGTGAGGGAGTCCCAGTTGTCGCGGCTGGCGCTGATGATGCACGAGAAGTTCGACCGGTGCGCGGGCTTCATCACCTACGAGACGCGGGAGGAGGCCCTGGCGTCCCTGACGCCTGCCACCCCCAAGGCGACCCAGAAGGCCGTCAGCTACACCCTCACCAACGCCGCGACCGTGAACACGCTGATGGGGGCGCTGTCGGCCGCGAACATCCGCACCACCATCGCCGAGCTGTCCGCCTTCTCCACACGCAGCCAGAACTCAGACGGTGGCGTGAACGCCGCGGCCCTCATCCTGGGGAAGTGGCGGGGCTACGCCACCAGCGCGGGCCGCACGGACGTCACCGTGGCGTACCGGACGCACACGGGCTGGCGGCAGCCCTCGGTCATCCTCACCATCCCTGGCACCACGCTGCCCAACGAGGTCGTCGTGGTGGGAGGCCACCTGGACTCCATCAGCTCCACCAGCGCCGCGCCCGGCGCCGATGACGACGCGTCCGGCATCGCGACGTTCACCGAGGTCATCCGCGTCGCCATGGCCCACGACTTCCGGCCCCAGCGCACGGTGAAGTTCATGGCCTACGCCGCGGAGGAGACGGGCCTGCGCGGCTCGCGGGAGATTGCCCTGGAGCACAAGAACAACACCAACATCAGCGTCGTGGGCGTGATGCAGCTCGACATGACGAACTACAAGCACACCAACGCCACCTCGGATGTGGGCATCGTCACCGACTACACGAACGCCAGCCAGAACCAGTTCCTCCGCGACCTGATAACGACGTACGTCGGCGTGAGGTACACCAACACGAGCTGCGGCTATGGGTGCTCGGACCACGCCTCCTGGCACAACCAGGGCTTCGCCGCCTCCATCCCCTTCGAGGGGACCGTCAGTCAGAAGAACCCCAACATCCACACCCCCAGGGACACGCTGGCGAACTCCGACAGCACCGCCGCGCACGCGCTCAAGTTCTCCAAGATCGCCGCGGCCTACGTCGCGGAGCTGGCCAAGGGCACCGCCCAGTAG
- a CDS encoding ABC transporter ATP-binding protein gives MGSNQTPPPRHASLRRVLALARPEWRLLLLGTVFLFIGSAGGLLFPQAIRVILDEALSTATLSKVNDTTLWMLGVCFIQSVAIGLRFSFYNLAGERIVSNLRERLYRSLLEQEIAFFDQHRTGGLTSRLSTDTALIQGAVSTHIAIMLRNATTLIGGLALLLYTSPKLTLVMLAVVPPVTLGALFYGRQARQLARDAQAAVAEANEVAAESLYGIHTVQAFVAEGAERQSYGRAIGKALALARTRIVSSGVFMGGTGFTGLASSLLVFWYGAHMVVKGDITVGGLTSFLMYTLMVVMAVSALSELWAEFMKAGGATERVFELIDRAPAIPVSGGEQPAHLEGRLRFRDVRFSYPSRRDVPVLQGLDLDVAPGSVVALVGHSGAGKSTVASLLMRFYDPEQGAILLDGMDLRTLDVRWLRQHIGIVSQEPTLFSGSIADNIRYGRTSATDAEVEAAARIANAHDFVSEFPEGYRTRVGERGIQLSGGQKQRVAIARAVLKDPRLLILDEATSALDSESEHLVKEALDRLMVGRTTLIIAHRLSTVAGVDRIFVLDHGRVVQHGNHEALITQDGLYKRLVERQFIAA, from the coding sequence ATGGGCTCGAATCAGACGCCGCCTCCTCGTCACGCATCCCTTCGTCGAGTCCTCGCCCTCGCGCGTCCGGAGTGGAGACTGCTCCTGCTCGGGACGGTCTTCCTCTTCATCGGGAGCGCGGGAGGCCTGCTCTTTCCCCAGGCCATCCGCGTCATCCTCGACGAGGCCTTGAGCACCGCCACGCTCAGCAAGGTGAACGACACCACCCTGTGGATGCTGGGCGTGTGTTTCATCCAGTCGGTGGCCATCGGGCTGCGCTTCTCCTTCTACAACCTCGCGGGTGAGCGCATCGTCAGCAACCTGCGGGAGCGCCTGTACCGCAGCTTGCTGGAGCAGGAGATTGCCTTCTTCGACCAGCACCGCACGGGCGGCCTCACCAGCCGGCTGTCCACGGACACCGCGCTCATCCAGGGCGCCGTCAGCACGCACATCGCCATCATGCTCCGCAACGCGACCACGCTGATTGGCGGGCTGGCGTTGCTGCTCTACACCTCGCCCAAGCTGACGCTCGTCATGCTGGCGGTCGTCCCCCCCGTGACGCTGGGGGCGCTGTTCTACGGCCGGCAGGCGCGCCAGCTCGCGCGAGACGCCCAGGCCGCGGTGGCCGAGGCCAACGAGGTCGCCGCCGAGTCGCTCTATGGCATCCACACCGTCCAGGCCTTCGTGGCCGAGGGCGCGGAGCGCCAGAGCTACGGGCGCGCCATCGGCAAGGCCCTGGCCCTGGCGCGCACGAGAATCGTCTCCTCGGGCGTCTTCATGGGCGGCACGGGCTTCACCGGCCTGGCGTCGTCCCTGCTCGTCTTCTGGTATGGCGCGCACATGGTCGTGAAGGGCGACATCACGGTGGGAGGGCTCACCTCCTTCCTGATGTACACGCTGATGGTCGTCATGGCCGTCAGCGCGCTGAGCGAGCTGTGGGCCGAGTTCATGAAGGCGGGAGGCGCCACCGAGCGCGTCTTCGAGCTCATCGACCGCGCGCCCGCCATCCCCGTCAGCGGAGGCGAGCAGCCCGCGCACCTGGAGGGCCGCCTGCGCTTCCGCGACGTCCGGTTCAGCTACCCCTCGCGCCGGGACGTGCCCGTCCTCCAGGGCCTGGACCTGGACGTCGCGCCTGGGTCCGTCGTGGCGCTGGTGGGGCACTCGGGCGCGGGCAAGTCCACGGTCGCTTCGCTGTTGATGCGCTTCTACGACCCGGAGCAAGGCGCCATCCTCCTGGATGGGATGGACCTGCGCACGCTCGACGTCCGCTGGCTCCGGCAGCACATCGGCATCGTGTCGCAGGAGCCCACGCTCTTCTCGGGGAGCATCGCCGACAACATCCGCTACGGGCGCACCAGCGCCACCGACGCGGAGGTGGAGGCCGCGGCGCGCATCGCCAATGCCCATGACTTCGTGAGCGAGTTTCCAGAAGGCTACCGCACGCGCGTGGGCGAGCGGGGCATCCAGCTCTCAGGCGGCCAGAAGCAGCGCGTCGCCATCGCCCGCGCGGTCCTCAAGGACCCGCGGCTGCTCATCCTGGACGAGGCCACCAGCGCGCTGGACTCGGAGAGCGAGCACCTGGTCAAGGAGGCCCTGGACCGGCTCATGGTGGGGCGCACCACCCTCATCATCGCCCACCGGCTCTCCACCGTGGCGGGCGTCGACCGCATCTTCGTGCTGGACCACGGCCGCGTCGTCCAGCACGGAAACCACGAGGCGCTCATCACCCAGGATGGCCTCTACAAGCGCCTCGTGGAGCGGCAGTTCATCGCCGCCTGA
- a CDS encoding ABC transporter permease — protein sequence MDTIRQDIRFGARLLSKSPTFTLVAMLTLALGIGASTTIFSVVNSIWLQPMRFPHEDRLVMVWDSLPKAGVERSETSLATLADWTAQAGVFEHVAGIVPRSLNLGGALQPERLQAYRVGAALFPALEARPTLGRAFSEEEDRVGGEAVVVLSDGLWRRRFGGAPSVLGESVTLDGEPYTVVGVMPKGFDFPPGAEAWVPLAPTQAELDARGDRKVRVVGRLKPGFTMATAEDALRVLAGRLAERYPDTDSERTVQLTSVREAYLGPLRPLLITLGGAVGFVLLIGCANVASLLLARAAARRKELAIRGALGASPTRLMVQALTESVLLSLLGGGLGVLGALWGTHMIATMLPPGLAERLPGWQSIQVDGGALLFCVALSAITGVVFGLAPAFQMSRQNPLEAMREGAGATVGRKSIRSALVTAEVALALMLVVGASLMLRSLYRLQGTSPGFAAERVFYFDVTLPETRYPTDAERARFFHALQERLSSMPGAQAVSAASLPPISRRSQSSNIYPDGQPKPLPGQLPEASQRVISPGYFRTMGIPLHEGRDFNALDAEEAPRVALINSALARRFWPGESPLGKRFFAGGAEPWEVIGVVGDVRTLWRGQVRSSVPEFYLPLSQAPRDAMVMMVAVGGVGTTASSLVPGLREAMASLDPEQPPPAPRPLEALIAESFGSRHLLAALLGFFACVALLLAAGGVYGIMAYSVTQRRTEIGVRMALGAREASIFWLILKQALRLAGLGVVIGSVLALVLARGLSKLLFEVSPADPLVFLGTAAVLLLVALVAGYVPAWRAARVPPSMAMREE from the coding sequence ATGGATACGATTCGTCAGGACATCCGGTTTGGCGCCAGGTTGTTGAGCAAGAGCCCCACGTTCACCCTGGTCGCGATGTTGACGCTGGCGCTGGGGATTGGGGCGAGCACGACGATTTTCAGTGTCGTCAACTCCATCTGGCTGCAGCCCATGCGTTTCCCGCATGAGGACCGTCTGGTGATGGTGTGGGATTCGCTGCCCAAGGCGGGGGTCGAGCGGAGCGAGACCTCGCTGGCGACGCTGGCGGACTGGACGGCGCAGGCGGGCGTCTTCGAGCACGTGGCGGGGATTGTCCCGCGGAGCTTGAACCTGGGGGGCGCGCTGCAGCCGGAGCGGCTCCAGGCGTACCGGGTTGGCGCCGCGTTGTTCCCCGCGCTGGAGGCGAGGCCCACGTTGGGCAGGGCCTTCTCCGAGGAAGAGGACCGCGTGGGGGGTGAGGCGGTGGTGGTGCTCTCGGACGGGCTGTGGCGGCGCCGGTTCGGCGGCGCGCCCTCCGTGCTGGGTGAGTCCGTGACGCTGGACGGCGAGCCCTACACGGTCGTGGGCGTGATGCCGAAGGGCTTCGACTTCCCGCCAGGCGCAGAAGCCTGGGTGCCGCTCGCGCCGACGCAGGCGGAGCTGGACGCCCGCGGGGACCGGAAGGTGCGGGTGGTGGGCCGCCTCAAGCCCGGCTTCACCATGGCCACGGCGGAGGACGCGCTGCGGGTCCTCGCGGGGCGGCTCGCCGAGCGGTATCCCGACACGGACTCGGAGCGCACCGTGCAGCTCACGTCCGTGCGCGAGGCCTACCTGGGGCCCTTGAGGCCGCTGCTCATCACGCTGGGAGGCGCGGTGGGCTTCGTGCTGCTCATCGGCTGCGCGAACGTCGCCAGCCTGCTCCTGGCGCGCGCGGCGGCCCGGCGGAAGGAGCTGGCCATCCGCGGGGCGCTGGGGGCGAGCCCGACACGCCTGATGGTCCAGGCGCTGACGGAGAGCGTCCTGCTGTCGCTCCTGGGCGGGGGCCTGGGTGTCCTGGGCGCGCTGTGGGGCACGCACATGATTGCCACCATGCTGCCGCCCGGCCTGGCGGAGCGCCTGCCCGGGTGGCAGTCCATCCAGGTGGATGGCGGGGCGCTGCTGTTCTGCGTCGCGCTGTCGGCCATCACCGGCGTGGTGTTCGGCCTGGCGCCCGCGTTCCAGATGTCGCGGCAGAACCCGCTGGAGGCGATGCGAGAGGGGGCGGGCGCCACGGTGGGCCGCAAGAGCATCCGCTCGGCCCTGGTGACGGCGGAGGTGGCCCTGGCCCTGATGCTGGTGGTGGGCGCGAGCCTGATGCTTCGAAGCCTGTACCGGCTTCAGGGGACCTCCCCCGGCTTCGCCGCCGAGCGCGTGTTCTACTTCGACGTGACGCTGCCGGAGACCCGGTATCCGACGGACGCCGAGCGCGCCCGCTTCTTCCATGCGCTGCAGGAGCGGCTGTCCTCCATGCCGGGCGCGCAGGCCGTCTCCGCCGCCAGCCTGCCCCCCATCAGCCGCCGCAGCCAGAGCTCGAACATCTACCCGGACGGTCAGCCCAAGCCGCTGCCCGGGCAGTTGCCCGAGGCCAGCCAGCGCGTCATCTCCCCTGGCTATTTCCGGACCATGGGCATCCCGTTGCACGAGGGGCGCGACTTCAACGCGTTGGACGCGGAGGAGGCACCCCGGGTCGCGTTGATCAACTCCGCGCTGGCGCGGCGCTTCTGGCCCGGGGAGTCGCCGCTGGGCAAGCGCTTCTTCGCGGGCGGCGCGGAGCCGTGGGAGGTCATTGGCGTGGTGGGGGACGTCCGGACGCTGTGGCGCGGGCAGGTGCGCTCATCCGTGCCGGAGTTCTACCTGCCGCTGTCCCAGGCCCCGCGTGACGCGATGGTGATGATGGTGGCGGTGGGCGGGGTGGGGACCACGGCGTCGTCGCTGGTGCCGGGCCTGCGTGAGGCCATGGCCTCGTTGGACCCCGAGCAGCCCCCGCCCGCGCCGCGGCCCCTGGAGGCGCTCATCGCGGAGTCGTTCGGCTCGCGGCACCTGCTGGCCGCGCTGCTGGGGTTCTTCGCGTGCGTGGCGCTGCTGCTGGCGGCCGGAGGCGTCTACGGCATCATGGCCTACTCCGTCACCCAGCGGCGGACGGAGATTGGCGTGCGCATGGCGCTGGGCGCGCGCGAGGCGAGCATCTTCTGGCTGATCCTGAAGCAGGCGCTGCGGCTCGCCGGGCTGGGGGTCGTCATCGGCTCCGTGCTGGCGCTGGTCCTGGCGCGTGGCCTGTCGAAGCTGCTCTTCGAGGTCAGCCCCGCGGACCCGCTCGTCTTCCTCGGGACGGCGGCCGTGCTGCTGCTCGTGGCGTTGGTGGCGGGCTACGTGCCCGCCTGGCGCGCCGCGCGCGTGCCGCCCAGCATGGCCATGCGCGAGGAGTGA
- a CDS encoding glycosyltransferase family 9 protein translates to MKVHEVRATTQGTERSIDAETLQQAVGTCDLFICFNTWHATGVSALLEGFPPTTETVGLYRRYKQWVRGEETQHMLDRLFALAQRLVPTLRLEDFAQAPVLTAETTAAARSFRDSVPKGARVLALHTETGSRKQWPVARYRAVLDAFLERHPEWLVLNVDYGATELEPMVHGNRVLAAQGAPLEAAMALLGACDGFLGIDSCMLHAADFFRLPSVGLFGPTSPSQWGFRLTPAFRELTGNGSMDDLTEDAVLGALTDLAAGRLRPA, encoded by the coding sequence ATGAAGGTTCACGAGGTGCGGGCGACGACGCAGGGCACGGAGCGAAGCATCGACGCGGAGACGCTCCAGCAGGCGGTCGGCACCTGCGACCTGTTCATCTGTTTCAATACCTGGCATGCGACGGGTGTCTCGGCGCTGCTCGAGGGGTTTCCGCCGACCACCGAAACGGTGGGCCTGTATCGCCGTTACAAGCAGTGGGTCCGGGGTGAGGAGACCCAGCACATGTTGGACCGGCTCTTCGCGCTGGCGCAGCGGCTGGTCCCCACCCTGCGGCTGGAGGACTTCGCCCAGGCCCCCGTGCTGACGGCCGAGACCACCGCGGCGGCCAGGAGCTTTCGCGACAGCGTCCCCAAGGGGGCCCGGGTGCTCGCGCTCCACACAGAGACGGGCTCCCGGAAGCAGTGGCCCGTCGCCCGCTACCGCGCCGTGCTGGATGCCTTCCTCGAACGTCATCCCGAATGGCTGGTGCTCAACGTGGACTACGGCGCCACGGAGCTGGAGCCCATGGTCCACGGGAACCGCGTGCTCGCCGCGCAAGGCGCGCCGCTCGAGGCCGCCATGGCGCTGCTGGGCGCATGCGACGGCTTCCTCGGTATCGACTCGTGCATGCTGCACGCGGCGGACTTCTTCCGGCTCCCGTCCGTGGGCCTGTTCGGACCGACGTCCCCCTCGCAGTGGGGCTTCCGGCTCACCCCGGCCTTCCGCGAGCTCACCGGGAACGGGAGCATGGACGACCTCACCGAGGACGCGGTCCTCGGTGCGCTCACGGACCTGGCCGCCGGCCGGCTGCGCCCCGCCTGA
- a CDS encoding radical SAM protein, whose protein sequence is MRVPGLRYRDEWLPNFFPAKQVGPDHFVRLSRTGAMQLLSAAENAQLDEISMDEALFERLEHTSHVITARNSSRVMEDLKLWHDRTYAGPGLHIIVLSKRCNLNCTYCHMNPESISAESKRFDMQPDVADAIIRFALGSPAPFLGFEFQGGEPFLNFEGMKYFVAEARRQNEAVGKRLRFSVVSNLMVATDEHIAYCKENRINVSYSLNGPEDIHDSFRVTRSGAGSYRKVMERLAHFRDRYPGVLSASPLCVVGASNAKELRRTIDFYHGEGFKDLAILKLKALGNARKEKLPFDIQDFLRYYLDALDYIYEKNRRENENYSERVVRVVLAKILQNTDTGFVDWRNPVGDFGSAITYDHDGEILPSDEARSMRSEFGLGNVKDTTYDALIRNKATFRSMNLSLRDRDPECRECAFNPYCGVLPVLDYARTGDATPRPHASEECLQTLAVVEWVLRKLVEDPIPLLRMMPGMDAALVKMANGLSEGDALEAPPPLLSVQSG, encoded by the coding sequence ATGAGAGTCCCTGGGTTGCGTTATCGCGACGAGTGGCTGCCCAACTTCTTCCCCGCGAAGCAGGTGGGCCCCGACCACTTCGTGCGGCTGTCCCGGACGGGCGCCATGCAGCTCCTGTCCGCGGCGGAGAATGCCCAGCTCGACGAAATCTCCATGGACGAGGCCCTGTTCGAGCGGCTCGAGCACACCAGCCACGTCATCACCGCGCGGAACTCCTCGCGGGTGATGGAGGACCTCAAGCTCTGGCATGACCGGACCTACGCGGGGCCGGGGCTCCACATCATCGTGCTGTCGAAGCGGTGCAACCTCAACTGCACCTACTGCCACATGAACCCGGAGAGCATCTCCGCGGAGTCCAAGCGCTTCGACATGCAGCCCGACGTCGCGGACGCCATCATCCGCTTCGCGCTCGGCTCTCCGGCCCCTTTCCTCGGCTTCGAGTTCCAGGGCGGTGAGCCCTTCCTGAACTTCGAGGGCATGAAGTACTTCGTCGCCGAGGCCCGCAGGCAGAACGAGGCCGTGGGCAAGCGGCTGCGCTTCTCCGTGGTGAGCAACCTCATGGTCGCCACCGACGAGCACATCGCGTACTGCAAGGAGAACCGCATCAACGTGTCGTATTCGTTGAACGGCCCCGAGGACATCCACGACTCCTTCCGCGTCACGCGGAGCGGGGCGGGCAGCTATCGCAAGGTCATGGAGCGGCTGGCGCACTTCCGTGACCGCTACCCCGGGGTGCTCAGCGCGTCGCCCCTGTGCGTGGTGGGTGCGTCCAACGCGAAGGAGCTGCGGCGCACCATCGACTTCTACCATGGGGAGGGTTTCAAGGACCTCGCCATCCTGAAGCTCAAGGCCCTGGGCAACGCGCGCAAGGAGAAGCTGCCCTTCGACATCCAGGACTTCCTCCGCTACTACCTGGACGCGCTCGACTACATCTACGAGAAGAACCGCCGGGAGAACGAGAACTACTCCGAGCGGGTGGTCCGCGTCGTGCTGGCCAAGATTCTCCAAAACACGGACACGGGCTTCGTGGACTGGCGCAACCCCGTCGGAGACTTCGGCTCGGCCATCACCTATGACCACGATGGCGAAATCCTGCCGTCGGACGAAGCCCGCTCGATGCGCTCGGAGTTCGGGCTGGGCAATGTGAAGGACACGACCTATGACGCGCTCATCCGGAACAAGGCCACGTTCCGCTCCATGAACCTGTCGTTGAGGGATCGCGACCCGGAGTGCCGCGAGTGCGCCTTCAATCCCTACTGCGGCGTGCTGCCCGTGCTGGACTACGCCCGGACCGGAGACGCGACGCCGCGCCCGCATGCCTCCGAGGAGTGCCTGCAGACCTTGGCGGTCGTGGAGTGGGTCCTGCGCAAGCTCGTGGAGGACCCCATCCCCCTGCTGCGGATGATGCCGGGCATGGACGCCGCGCTGGTGAAGATGGCCAATGGCCTGTCGGAGGGGGACGCGCTGGAGGCCCCGCCGCCGCTGCTGAGCGTGCAGAGCGGGTGA
- a CDS encoding aKG-HExxH-type peptide beta-hydroxylase: MQFQEAFTFPTPLSPETEASARELLRTQQMGQLDLLIGWVQQPERLGKLGGCATELQSLLSEAFELVERAPALAREFLEHWSTPVLLGRLLGPAAISPSALQHLLGNLASLLIVQRLRGEVSHGEAFFVTPRALYCLPRGEQLDVRVPGEGRITWHFSGAQCLVTAEGEAGPGLRIPLPLTVDAPVRLQPLPWSESWKVPVLEDSELLGITGRRERAGIPDDGSSGTWRPMPLLRSAEEAFHILGELWPEVLDWARVLLPALVDMGGPENRSVRCSSSYGAGTPVFLTRVANGLEHAEDLVHELQHERMYLLLDPRVFGRWDDSRPEFVSAYRTDPRPLRGLHLGLHSFLAVNRLRLLALDRPEFQQREWRFQLLKSHRCNLLSFRTLLDFERPTPEGRALLAQMAVALSEQHPLIERVADADMDQAFEAWMKNHFSRVAASGPVVNHAEIYMDWREAAVLAAGYPQHVGAAS; this comes from the coding sequence ATGCAATTCCAAGAGGCCTTCACGTTCCCGACGCCGTTGTCTCCCGAGACAGAGGCCTCGGCGCGCGAGCTGCTGCGGACGCAGCAGATGGGGCAGCTCGACCTGCTCATCGGTTGGGTCCAGCAGCCGGAGCGGCTCGGGAAGCTGGGGGGATGTGCCACGGAGCTCCAGTCGCTGCTCTCCGAGGCCTTTGAGCTGGTCGAGCGCGCGCCGGCGCTGGCGCGGGAGTTCCTGGAGCACTGGAGTACGCCGGTGCTGCTCGGACGTCTGCTGGGGCCCGCCGCCATCAGCCCCAGCGCGTTGCAGCACCTGCTGGGCAACCTGGCGTCCCTGCTCATCGTCCAGCGGCTGCGGGGAGAGGTCAGCCACGGCGAGGCCTTCTTCGTGACGCCGCGGGCGCTCTACTGCCTGCCCCGGGGTGAGCAGCTCGACGTGCGCGTCCCCGGCGAGGGGCGCATCACGTGGCACTTCTCGGGCGCCCAGTGCCTGGTCACCGCCGAGGGGGAGGCGGGCCCCGGGCTCCGCATCCCGCTGCCGTTGACGGTGGATGCGCCCGTGCGCCTCCAGCCGCTCCCCTGGTCGGAGTCCTGGAAGGTGCCGGTGCTGGAAGACAGCGAGCTGCTCGGCATCACCGGCCGGAGAGAGCGCGCGGGCATCCCGGATGACGGGAGCAGCGGCACCTGGCGGCCCATGCCCCTGCTGCGCAGCGCGGAGGAGGCGTTCCACATCCTCGGGGAGCTGTGGCCGGAGGTGCTGGACTGGGCCCGCGTGCTGCTCCCCGCGCTCGTCGACATGGGGGGGCCGGAGAACCGCAGCGTGCGCTGCTCGTCCTCGTATGGGGCCGGCACGCCCGTCTTCCTGACGCGGGTGGCGAACGGCCTGGAGCACGCGGAGGACCTGGTCCACGAACTGCAGCACGAGCGCATGTACCTGCTGCTCGACCCCCGCGTCTTCGGGCGGTGGGATGACTCGCGTCCCGAGTTCGTCTCCGCCTACCGGACCGACCCGCGCCCCCTCCGGGGCCTGCACCTGGGGCTGCACTCCTTCCTGGCGGTGAACCGGCTCCGCCTGCTGGCGCTGGACAGGCCCGAGTTCCAGCAGCGGGAGTGGCGCTTCCAGTTGCTCAAGTCGCACCGCTGCAACCTGCTGTCCTTCCGCACCCTCCTGGACTTCGAGCGCCCCACGCCCGAGGGGCGCGCGCTCCTGGCGCAGATGGCCGTGGCCCTGAGCGAGCAGCACCCGCTCATCGAGCGGGTCGCGGACGCGGACATGGACCAGGCCTTCGAGGCCTGGATGAAGAACCACTTCTCGCGCGTGGCCGCCAGCGGCCCTGTGGTGAACCACGCGGAGATCTACATGGACTGGCGCGAGGCGGCTGTGCTCGCGGCCGGCTACCCCCAGCACGTCGGAGCTGCCTCATGA
- a CDS encoding MBL fold metallo-hydrolase, whose protein sequence is MRTFIEHLGHTSFAIHRGPLRILIDPVLVSRELDFRQPACPAWFFDDLASVNAVFFSHAHDDHLHPPSLLGLREDVALYFLDRPKPGGAPGSSAREILTALGFRNLHPYLEGDVIELGEDVRIHALPAQCSGEGEEQCALLLETPDVLALDAVDVTDSPRTREALEPFRGRVDVAFVPTGASVQWQGFWNQLDPVGALALCEWLKPARIATCGGTLSMAGRPREDRLERYPVDRAHWMAAAVTRAQGAALLPWKPPYRLVYAQHDLERCALFQPGRRFEPARGQRRPQALLTTFFTGYHPSKPNQRWGWGDNDLARWLEPFEAIREVLRASTRDLSYLLERCQASVNKTPAAVLAPRTLRYLVEGKAFALAARLVALLPSKVAEPADLDAGYFAAVEALLQGEPALTDAQREDLAACHWLDRGLFHLQCMSRRLKELARRDERTEALRASHLSVLRDSLTQRRPVLGPYHLRVTRDLARLLDAREPSPETAEVLCYASAAGIRYQPLSTLEALLLDQCDGRTVSEMVGDVSEALSLPPDDVQSAIFTFLSHLTHESPLVLDWSH, encoded by the coding sequence GTGCGGACTTTCATCGAGCATCTGGGGCACACGTCCTTTGCCATTCACCGCGGTCCCCTGAGGATTCTCATCGACCCGGTGCTCGTCTCACGGGAGCTGGATTTCCGGCAGCCCGCGTGCCCCGCGTGGTTCTTCGATGACCTGGCGTCGGTCAACGCGGTCTTCTTCTCCCACGCGCACGACGACCATCTCCATCCGCCCAGCCTGTTGGGCCTGCGCGAGGATGTCGCCCTGTATTTCCTCGACAGGCCGAAGCCAGGCGGTGCGCCCGGCTCCAGCGCGCGAGAGATTCTCACCGCGCTGGGCTTCCGCAACCTCCACCCGTACCTGGAGGGGGACGTCATCGAGTTGGGCGAGGACGTGCGCATCCACGCCCTGCCCGCGCAATGCTCGGGGGAGGGCGAAGAGCAATGCGCCTTGCTGCTGGAGACGCCGGACGTGCTGGCGTTGGACGCGGTGGATGTGACGGATTCACCCCGGACCCGCGAGGCGCTGGAGCCCTTCCGGGGCCGGGTGGACGTGGCCTTCGTCCCCACGGGGGCCTCGGTCCAGTGGCAGGGGTTCTGGAATCAACTGGACCCGGTGGGCGCGCTCGCGCTGTGTGAGTGGTTGAAGCCCGCGCGCATCGCCACCTGCGGTGGGACGCTGTCCATGGCGGGGCGGCCGCGGGAGGACCGCCTGGAGCGCTATCCCGTGGACCGGGCGCATTGGATGGCCGCCGCGGTGACGCGCGCGCAGGGCGCGGCGCTCCTGCCCTGGAAGCCCCCGTATCGGCTCGTCTACGCGCAGCACGACCTGGAGCGCTGCGCGCTGTTCCAGCCCGGCCGCCGGTTCGAGCCGGCGCGGGGGCAGCGGCGTCCCCAGGCGCTGTTGACGACCTTCTTCACGGGCTATCACCCCAGCAAACCCAATCAGCGCTGGGGATGGGGAGACAATGACCTCGCGCGGTGGCTGGAGCCCTTCGAGGCCATCCGGGAGGTGCTGCGCGCCTCCACGCGCGACCTGAGCTACCTGCTGGAGCGGTGCCAGGCGTCCGTCAACAAGACCCCGGCGGCGGTCCTGGCGCCCCGGACGCTCCGCTACCTCGTGGAGGGAAAGGCCTTCGCGCTCGCGGCGCGGCTCGTGGCGCTCCTCCCGTCGAAGGTCGCCGAGCCCGCCGACCTGGACGCTGGCTACTTCGCCGCGGTGGAGGCGCTGCTCCAGGGCGAGCCGGCGCTCACCGACGCGCAGCGGGAGGACCTGGCCGCCTGCCATTGGCTGGACCGGGGGCTGTTCCACCTGCAATGCATGTCACGCCGGCTGAAGGAGCTGGCCCGCCGCGACGAGCGCACCGAGGCGCTCCGCGCGAGCCACCTGTCGGTGCTGCGCGACAGCCTCACCCAGCGCCGCCCGGTGTTGGGCCCCTACCACCTGCGTGTCACGCGAGACCTGGCGCGGCTGCTCGACGCGCGCGAGCCGTCACCGGAGACCGCCGAGGTGCTCTGTTACGCGAGCGCGGCGGGCATCCGCTATCAGCCGCTGTCCACGCTCGAGGCGCTCCTGCTGGACCAATGCGACGGCCGCACGGTCTCCGAGATGGTGGGCGACGTGAGCGAGGCCCTCTCCCTGCCTCCCGACGACGTCCAGTCCGCCATCTTCACGTTCCTGTCCCACCTGACGCACGAGTCTCCGTTGGTGCTCGACTGGAGTCACTGA